TTTTTGTGtacaaaagtggaaaaaaatgcagcataaAGGACAAACATGTTATGAGACggagtttttttctccacacgcGACCTTGAAGATGTGTTTAAAATAGATTAGTTTGCCCACATTTCAGATAGCATGACATTATGTCACCGCAAACAACTTTGTAATCTTCTAAAATGTTTTAGGGTCACACTGTAaatggagagagagaaaaaatggtgGAGCCTTGAAATATAAGTTTGTCCTGTGAGAATGCTCATAACTCCTAACACATGTTTCTGATTGACTCAATTGAAATTAGGGGTGGGAACATCCGATACGATTTCAGCATTATCTCGCAAAATGGCGGCGATTATCAATAAACAGGGCAGGAAATCCATTTCGATATTCCACCATATAATCATTTAGGATCAAAAGTgaactttttaaacatttgtatCAGAATTTcagtgcgattggctggcttgGTAGGGTGTCCCcttcccgtagttagctgggctatgctccagcacccccgcgatccttgtaTGGATAAgtggtttcagaaaatgaataaacggCAAGGTATCAAATTGGGTGCAAAAATGTTATTGAGACAACTTTAGTGTTGTATTGATGAAAAATGGGTACATTTTCAAGATGaaaacaatgaataataatacaaaacaataaatatataacaataaAATGTCTATTGGGAATCTGGCCACAAACTGCTCCTGTGAGAGGAAAACTGGTTCATATATCAAAAGCTGTAAATGAAAACAATGGCAGGCCTAATTTCCAAgtaaacacatttaattttgaAGCGTCATGTTGATTgcaccttctttttttttatttaaaaaaaaaaaagaactgttgAGTCACTTCTCAGTTGAATGATTCAGTGGCAGCTCAACAATTTGAAACTTTTCCAGGAAGTTTAGCGGGTTGCACATCAAGAAATGTCCAATCATAATTGTGCTGCTGGCTTCCATttgattttgaattattttgaatttgtgcCATCTTTAAGAAAGATTTACccaatcaaatccatttcaatgaTCACAAAATCCACAATCCTTCCGCTTAAAATGTACTTTTGgaaattggacgcctatcggcgccattggcagccaatgggttaaaaaaaaaactaaaaaaatgtatgtttttttaaccattcgTTTCCGGTTCTCCGAAAATGACACGATATGATAACATCTTGAGTTAGATTTCACTTCacgatctcacttggactaatttatttcttatttattgattatttatttgtcttgtctttaaagctttcaccacatagtgcacaaataataacaagttatttgtgcactacatggTGAAAGCTTAAAATCTCAtggtacttgtataatgacaataaaagtattcaattcagAACGGCATAAAAAGAAGCATatctaaaataacaaaaattacATTGGGGTAATTTGAGGTGGTTAACAATCTGTCGTCAACTAATCTTGTGTAAACTGACCACGAGGCTTCATAACTCAAGCGAAAAACGGAACTTTCTGTTCGTAAAAATACTCGTGTTGACAAACATTAACAATACCGACccaacagttaaaaaaataaaaattaaaaaaatcccaatctATTCTGAATTTACTATATTTCAGGGACTAGTGACATTTTAAGCAGTCATGCcagtaaagaaaaacaaagacaatagAGAATCTCCAGAATTTGTGTTCTCCTTTGTTTGCAAGTTTTTTTATGACCACAAGATTTATGATTTAGCTTTATGGACATAACAACAGAAATGTGTGGTGTTTTGAACAAGTGTTTCCTTCTGTTcctttgctttgttttgaagATTCACTCAACACAAGCTTTTAGATATATTTGGGTGGTCAAGATTATTATACGATTagctaatatctaaatataatgaatatatttaaaaattgaactactttaaatacgcttgatataaataaaaaacagctaAATGGAAGTTTAATTCCAAGTTCTTTGTATTTTGGTCCATAgtccgcaatatttgagggattactgtactgtgaAAAGCTTCCGTTTTGTGTACAACTGGCATTCAAaacaccattttatttttattttcaaaaccccatcttttttttttttacccgattccgatCACATGACcggaattgtcttttttttttgctataaataaaatacaactgaTTGTCAAGACAGATTAGCTCATATCAGCAAAAATCTTATCATAACCTCCCAAATAACAGATTTTCAAAACGATGACTCCATTTTACTGAGAATTTTGACTATTCGACATTTTTGTAGATCACCATCAATATGCCAACAAAACTTTTGTGACTAAAACCCATTTTTTACCCTCAAATTCAACACGAGATCAACACGCTCGAACGTGTGCTCCAAGTTAGCCTAAAATAGCTAAGCTAGCTAGCAACTAACCCTTTGGGCTTTGCGTTCAAGTCTCTTTTAAAAGCTTCCCATTCAATCATCTTTCATGGCTTCCATTGAAAAACATGTCCGTACACGTGCGAAGCCGATTCAATGACAAAAGGGTACAAAAGTAAAGATCCTAGCAACCCGCGTGTCAAAGCGCTAAATTACCCAAAGTAAAATCTTTGCTTCTGTAAAGAATTGCTGGCCCACTCTGACATGCGAtccttgttttttattttatttttacggcAAGAGGGGACTCGGGCGTGGCTGCTTGGCTAATGACGGGTTAGCATCCAAACTGCTGTTTACCGTCGACGCGCGTTCCCTTCACGCAGAAATGGATGCAAGCGATGCAGAAAAAGGCAGAGCGCAGTGGATTTGAATGCCAGCATTGTTTCACGCTGTCAGATGGAAAAGTCCCAAATAACGTTAGCTGTCGTGTCAGCAAACAGCTTCGGCGTTACGTTACCTTGCGCCGATGGATATCGCAGACTttctggagattttttttggccAGGCCCAAATTCCTGAATCTCAAATGAGTTTTCCTTTACAAAGCAAATgtaaatcttctttttttttctctacggGCGTGTTACTGTTTTTCAATGGAAGTTTTAGAAAGAAGAAAACCGAGCTCAAGTCTGGAATTTCAGCCGTTGTTCTGCGTTTGCGTCACTCTATTTTTCACTTGACTTTTTagcccttttttattattattttagatttaaaacgAATGCTTTTGCTGCCAACAAAATTTAGTTTTGACCATAACCGCATTTGCGTGTCAAAGTAAGCACAAAATTAGCACGTGAACTGTATCTGCTAGCCTAGGGATTAGCCACTAGCGACCACCGCTGGCCTTGTGCTAACCGCTAATTAGCGAGATATTtgcaataacatttattttcaacatggCTGCCCAGATGGCAGGTCAAAGGTAAGAACATTACTTTAACTAAATGCATATTTTGAGTTCACAATGGAACTAAAATAAGTATTATGTAAACTGTATTTGCTAAATTAGAGATTAGCCACTAGCGACTAGCGCTGGCCTCGTGCTAAACGCTAATTAGCGAGATATTTAACACTCCTAGAACTCTGATTGTTTTCTGATTGCCGCGGTAGACGAGCGATATGTCCTATTCACTGTTGCCAACAGAGGGCAGTGTACCCTCCCAAATCTATAAAACCAAATAtagcactttcaaaacaaacaatgacAATACCACACTAAACAATAACTAAAttgaattcaaattcaaatttttcctaattttattactATGAATAGGTGCCACTTGACTGTAAATAGTGTTTTCTTAGATTCTTTTACAGAAAATGATAGAGCGACAAATGCCCACCATCTGATTTACAGTTTCAGAAGTGAAAGCTGAAACCAGAAAGTCAGAATTGGCTTGTGCTATTCTTTTTACCTCCTTACGTCAACCCCGCCGTAGATCAAGTGACATAAGTTAGTTGTAGTTGACAGGTATTTCCTGACGTAAGCGGCGCTCGCTCTTCTGGGTTCAAAGATCAACCGTTGCGATCCATCGGTCGACCCTCGAAACGACAAACGCATCAACGGGAATGTCTCGGGGTTTCGCGCCACCAAAACTGTGCAGCCCGTTGGTGCGAACGGCACTTGAAAACCGTGCTTTGGCGAGCGTGTCAATGGAAGAACCCACTTGAGTGCAGTGAAAAAACAGCCTTGTCAGATGGTTAGGTTTGCAAAATCTCCCGCCAGTATcaaaagttcaaatggattggaccttttATAACTATTGAGCTCAAAACTAAGACGCGCCGTCGCCATTTTGGCAGCCACCGTTAACGGAACGCATCGCTTTCGCTCTAAAATTCTATTGATTACGAAgtttttgccttaaaaatgcACCAAAAAGATTACTTATGGCCattggttcaaatggattggacagctagCACcaccaatggcactgaaagatgagcatctacTGCCACTTTAAGTGAGTTGGACATCTCTCATAGCCAATAGCAGGTACTTTTTGTCAATTATTTTTTCACTTCCATTTCAGGGTAGTCACAGGTCACTTTTTTGAATGATTTCCTATTGTTGGTTTGTTAGTTCCCATCCACAAAATGACAAAACTGCCCATTTTGTGGATTTGATTGTTGATCATTTCTACATCTCGATGATGCAATTTGGATAAAATGTTGCTGTCTTTTGTTTGGTAGGGCTTTTATTTTGCAGACTCCAAAAACCGAGCTCCACTTTTTGATGATTCTGAATTCTGTGCCGTTTTTACAACCCTCATATTGTTGGAAGACTGCTTTTTATTGGGGGGTTCTTCACATTCTTTCTTTGTGAAATGTTTCAAGTTTGTGGCCCTTAAGTGCCTCTCCCGCCCGCtttgcatttttctctttttattttttgtattttttcaatttggCATCATCTTCGGCGCAGAACTCGCGTTGAGAGTGGCTCACTAAAactgtgggtgtgtgggtgtgcgtgtatGTCAATGTTTGGATTGAGATTGTGTTACATCGGCCGATTGTGTAATTGCGAGGTGTGTCTCCGCGGCGGCGGCTTGGCCGTCTCCATTGTGGAGAAGCGGCAAAATGGCGGCGGCGAGAGTGACGGTGACTCAAACGGAGGTTTTTCAATTTGTCATGTTCGGACACTGAGGTTTAAAAACGTCCAACCTTTGTTTCCCACAGACAGACAAGCTTCCACGCCGGCGCATCCGACGGCATGCCGCTCCTCCGGCCATCGGTCAGAGGGCCCGTCTGAACGGCGCCCCCAGCGTCGCTCGCCGAACAGAGCCTCGGCTCGCCACGCCACACACGCCGTCCGAGCCCCAGCCTTCGCCGCCATGGATATCCAGACGCACGACACGGAGGGCTGCGACTATGAAAACCTTAGCGTCAAATATTTTTACCACAAAAGCGGCAAGAACATCAGCGACCATTGGCGCCGCCGTGACTACGTCATCGTGTCGCTGGGCATCACCGTCTGTTTCATCGTCATCTTCTCCAACTTACTGGTCATcggcgccattttgaaaaatcgcCGCTTTCACTACCCCATCTATTACTTGTTGGGGAACCTGGCTTTGGCCGACCTTTTCTCAGGTACGTTtacaaaacggcaaaaaaaaaaaaaccaaaagcaCACGTGGTGTATTTAAAGATGAAGTTTTCCACTTTACCTTTCAAACGTGTAACCTTTTTTAGCCCTTTATAGGCCAAATGACGGTTTTTGGTCATCAAAAACTAATTGTACATCATATTTTTGATCATTgaggccacaatattaatatttggtatacagtaatccttgtatattgcagttaatgtagaccagaaatgaccgtgatataaatatatatatatatatatatatatatatatatatatatatatatatatatatatatatatatatatattgaacttCAGTTGCTTCAactttcagtgtggattttcagatttttatgaacttaaaaaattcagcactgaatttaaaaaaaacccatcaaTTAGTCAATttgtgataagtgaagtcgcgataatcgagggattactgtaaaagtACATGACCCAAAACGTAATGTCCACGTATGCAACACcattttatttatgaaaaaaaatgcaaagaccattttaatgatgaatatatatattaatgatTCGTCATTAAGTGGCTTCAgctttcagcgtggatttttatgaacttaaacaaaaaaattaaaaattcagcactgaagttagaaataaaaattcagcactgaatttaaaaaaaaacatgaattagtgaatttgcgataagtgaagtcgcgataatcgagggattactgtaaaagtACATGACCCAAAACGTGATGTCCACGTATGCAACACCAttttaattatgaaaaaaacgGCAAAGACCATTTTAatgatgaatatatatattaatgatTCATCATTGTTTATATTTGGTGCACATAGTAAATGAAATGATtggttgaaatgatttttttttttaaagccattttgtctgtctttttttttgctgcaggtGTCTCCTACCTCAACTTGATGTTCCACACCGGTCCGTGGACCATCAAGCTGTCCATGTATCAGTGGTTCGTACGTCAAGGACTGATCGACACCAGCCTGACGGCGTCCGTCCTCAACCTCCTGGCCGTGGCGGTGGAGCGCCACCAGACCATCTTCAACATGCAGCTCCACAGCAAGATGAGCACGCGGCGCGTCTTCGTCATCATGGTCTTCATCTGGCTGCTGGCCATCGTCATGGGCCTGGTGCCCACCATGGGCTGGCACTGCCTGTGCGACCTGCCCCACTGCTCCACCATGGCGCCGCTCTACAGCCGCAGCTACCTGGTCTTCTGGGCGCTCCTCAACCTGCTCACCTTCTCCATCATGGTGGCCGTCTACACGCGCATCTTCGTCTACGTGCGCCACAAGAGCAAGCAGATGTCGCAGCACACCACCCAGATGAGGCACCGGGAGACGGTGCTCAACCTCATGAAGACCGTCTCCATGATCTTGGGTGAGTGAGCCTCCCCCCCTTTGTTTTTGTGTCTTGGTTTACTCCCATTCCTGCAAATGCTGCCATGCCGGCTTTAGAAGCCTGGCGGGCTGCCAGGCTAAACCACTTCTGTAGAGCAAAAAAACTTGGAATGGAGCATATTTAAATAGCTTTCATTCTTGTCAATTTTGcttgattcattttaatttattgattgctgccagccctcccgctCTAATTGGATTGGACCTCAATGGCTTTCATCTAGTTACTAAAATAACGATTTatttaaacctaaaaaaatcATAGATGAAAAATATTAAGAATAAAAATTAAGTAGCTATATCATTCAAAATCCAAAAAACAAGCcgaaatatctttttttaatcattaaaaagaatcttttgtacgttttttagtCCACTTCAATTGGAATGCCTAtgccacacgtgtcaaagtggcggcccgggggccaaatctggcccggcgcatcattttgtgcggcccgggaaagtaaatgatgagtgccgactttctgttttaggatcaagttaaaatgaagagtatagatgtatattaaatttcctgattttcccccttttaaatcaataatttgaattttttaatccatttttttctgtgtttttagttcaaaataattttgtaaaatctaaaaatatatataaatattttctgttttccactttaatatggcacataattaaagaaaaatttggtttccttttgcaatgaaaaacatgattaaataaatgattttcccttactacgaaaaaaaaacctcaaataaacattgttttagatctataaaaaacgaaatattcagggcttttgatccagctcttttaatccatttataaaaaaaaaaatctaaatattatatctaaaatggtccggcccacatgaaatcaagttgacattaacgtgacctgcaaaccaacccgagtctgacacccttggcctatgCCATTCCTTTTACCTTAAATGCAAGCGTTCCACTTTTAAAGCAGGGCTAAAAGACTGAAACCGGCGTTGGTAGCTAGCCGTCGGCAACATGCCGCCACTTGTTGACCCGCAAGCCGCAAAAGTACGCCGCTTCCTCGTCCCGCCCCTTCCCGCCTTCTGCGGAACAATAGCAATCCCCTCCCGCCTCCTCCCCGGTCCTCCTCCTCCGGCCTTCGTTGCCTTTCGGACACGACAATAAATTCCTCAAATTGCTCGGAgcgccgttttttttaaaatgtatttatttatttttttccccccgcccgTCGCTCGGCATCCGAAGGGAGGCCCGGAAAAAGCCCGACGTGCCCGGACACGCAGCCGCATACTTGACTGTCGGCGAGGAGGGCCGCTTTCCGTCCCCCGGCGTCCAATCGATGCGCCCGAAAGGTTTCCTGCGCTGCCCCGTCGGGTGTGTTGTGATGGTGAAATGTGATCATGCAGACTAAGCGGCGTGTGCGCGTGAGGAATTTCCAGTACATTCCCCGTTCTCCCTTCAGGACCTCCTGCTTCGGACATTCTTCGCCACATCCATCTGTTGTCTTTCTTTCGCCCTGTTCCGACCGACAccattggctgttttttttctttgcggtTATCTCAGCCGAGGTGACTTTGTTTTGGGTGGAACTTCCActtgtttcttgtttttttttcttctttttcttcgcTCCACGTGCTTCTATGTTTACGTAACCCGGGTCGTTGGACGTTCTGAACCATCCAACCATCTCGCAAGGAGCCGCTCTTATTTTGAAGTGGTGACTTCTTACAGCGTGTTACGCAGATGTTGCCGGGCAGACGAGTCATTTTCCTGCaattgatgataataataaaagtcTAATTCAATTAAACTGGGCATCCATGGTGTTAACTTTCTGGAAGCCAACTAAATTTGACACTGGTGTTCTTTCTTTGCAGGCTGTTTCGTGATCTGCTGGACTCCGGGCCTGGTGGTCCTCCTCCTGGACGGCCTGGGCTGCGACAAGTGCAACGTGCTCGTCTACGAGAAGTACTGCCTGGTGCTGGCCGAGTGCAACTCCCTGGTCAACCCCATCATCTACTCCTTCCGGGACAAAGACATGCGTAGGACCTTCAGGGAGATCCTGTGCTGCCTGTGTCggcgaggaggcggcggcgggggcgagACGACAGGCTTTTCCGGAGTCAACTTTAACACCCTGGATCCCGAGGTACCGTCCCGACGACAGCAGCCCAACCTTGGTCGCCGGTCTCGGACAAAATCACCACTAGGACGCCGCGCTCAAATTGCCCTTTACACGTAGAAAAGTAACtccaaaaaggggggggggggggggtcttctAGCGTTTATGtaagctggacaaaagtggcCAAGGGGGAGAAATATTTCTTATCTGTGCATTCCTGAAATTTTCCCAGTCCGTATCATTTGATCTTGGTCGTTTTAGGCAATCTCGCACGCGTCTTAATGAGTCGGCGGAGTGAGGCGCGAAGCGTTAGCACGAGCCAAAATTCGTTTGTGCGTTCAATTCTTCTGAAtgtcattgacaacgatagacgcCAAATTCCTTGAAGCCAATTAACTCACTTCAAATAAGTCAGACGTCTGCTAgcgataaactcatttcaagACCTTTAAAGCAGACGCCATGCAGTCCCAGGTACTTCCACAAGGCGGCgccccaaaaccaaaaatgtacattatttgaatggttttaatttaaaaaaaaaagaacacaaatccatttgtttttccatttattttcaaagaacttttaatgaataatctttttttaaatgatcatcaAAAAGACACTTCAATCAAGGACATTTCTGTTTTCCTGTAATTCATTTTTAAGATGGAACAAATGATGCCACCTTCGTCGTCTAGACTCTAAACCACAAAGG
The Stigmatopora argus isolate UIUO_Sarg chromosome 7, RoL_Sarg_1.0, whole genome shotgun sequence DNA segment above includes these coding regions:
- the lpar2b gene encoding lysophosphatidic acid receptor 2b, giving the protein MDIQTHDTEGCDYENLSVKYFYHKSGKNISDHWRRRDYVIVSLGITVCFIVIFSNLLVIGAILKNRRFHYPIYYLLGNLALADLFSGVSYLNLMFHTGPWTIKLSMYQWFVRQGLIDTSLTASVLNLLAVAVERHQTIFNMQLHSKMSTRRVFVIMVFIWLLAIVMGLVPTMGWHCLCDLPHCSTMAPLYSRSYLVFWALLNLLTFSIMVAVYTRIFVYVRHKSKQMSQHTTQMRHRETVLNLMKTVSMILGCFVICWTPGLVVLLLDGLGCDKCNVLVYEKYCLVLAECNSLVNPIIYSFRDKDMRRTFREILCCLCRRGGGGGGETTGFSGVNFNTLDPENSKSRDVELMEKSNGAPLISKHSDVTSSSGKWK